From Coffea arabica cultivar ET-39 chromosome 9c, Coffea Arabica ET-39 HiFi, whole genome shotgun sequence, one genomic window encodes:
- the LOC140014300 gene encoding protein CHROMATIN REMODELING 20-like isoform X9 → MGTDWDKFAELCSDKSNLDGISFGSKEWASVYLASTPQQAAELGLNFPGVDEVEEISDVEDNSIDPFIADAIANEGDLSLTEEQKRNFRKVKDEDDAKVSRKLQSHLKRKRNIRRCKEEVLGKEVFAENGSLGCPVPSNLCSNHSLKKSSLENGYSPDGNLDDAFQMHETSSNVDVENLKSNADSVMVAQLRPCILVNSQDLNCSDDCDGLGCHNPNMDGSPPPRCYASRMVDICDLTNNGDKMTSSNFPLERQNKHFRCTACDKVSWEAHLHPLLKVSICLDCKNLMESKIQEDLDCSECYCGWCGQNSDLKSCRSCKNFFCAGCIKRNLGEKILLQVQKTGWQCCCCIPSMLQDLTLQLEKVVESDGLTDSSSDTDSDDSDANIDIVIGTKRRQQKKIRRILDDAELGEETKRKIAIEKERQERLKSLGAQISKRSSILKSTSCNWNSPERRTVEVLDDPLRGYIVNNVRDEGEDPIWIPPSISVKLKPHQLEGVRFMWENIIQSVKKVKSGDKGLGCILAHTMGLGKTFQVIAFLYAAMRSVDLGLRCVLIVTPVSVLHNWRIEFNKWQPSEVKPLRIYMLEDVPRERRAELLAKWRRKGGVFLIGYSAFRNLSLGKHIKDRHIARDICCALQDGPDILVCDEAHMIKNTRADVTQALKLVKCQRRIALTGSPLQNNLMEYYCMVDFVREGFLGSSHEFRNRFQNPIENGQHTNSTAEDVKIMNQRSHILYKQLKGFVQRMDMNVVKDDLPPKTVFVIAVKLSSLQKKLYKRFLDVHGFTKDKVLGEKMRKRCFFVGYQALAQIWNHPGVLQLMKEDKDSVRHEDVVENFGGDDSSSDENVDYNLIAGEKLGRNDNGYLHQDWWRDLLQENTYKEVDYGGKMVLLLDVLTLCSNMGDKALVFSQSLSTLDLIEFYLSKLPRPGKLGKCWKRGKDWYRLDGRTAGSERQKMVERFNEPSNRRVKCILISTRAGSLGINLHAANRVIIVDGSWNPTYDLQAIFRVWRYGQTKPVFAYRLLGHGTMEEKIYKRQVTKEGLAARVVDRQQVHRTISKEEMLHLFDFGDDENPDPLHELGQEKIDAADSHVSSNIGAVLKQKIPLTSGSTSSDKLMQTLIARHQPRWIAHYHEHETLLQENEEEKLSKEEQEMAWEVYRRTFEWEEVQRVSPDASRFDQPEKNNKFAHEQQTVPLEETSFDEKPARRNTVPSAPEINLESTTSRARNRMITRKCTNLSHLLTLRSQGTKMGCSTVCGECAREISWEELSKTSGK, encoded by the exons ATGGGCACGGATTGGGACAAATTTGCTGAACTTTGCTCGGACAAGTCAAATTTGGATGGCATATCATTTGGCAGCAAGGAATGGGCTTCTGTTTACTTGGCCAGCACTCCTCAGCAGGCTGCTGAATTGGGCCTTAATTTTCCTGGAGTTGATGAG GTGGAGGAGATCAGTGACGTCGAGGACAATTCAATTGATCCATTTATTGCAGATGCCATTGCTAATGAAGGAGATTTAAGTCTCACTGAAGAACAAAAGAGAAATTTTAGGAAG GTTAAAGACGAAGATGATGCAAAGGTTAGCAGGAAGCTTCAGAGTCATTTGAAACGGAAAAGAAACATTAGAAGATGTAAGGAG GAGGTTCTAGGGAAAGAAGTTTTCGCAGAAAATGGAAGTTTAGGTTGTCCAGTTCCTTCAAATCTGTGCTCTAACCATTCTTTGAAGAAAAGTTCTCTTGAGAATGGCTATTCCCCTGATGGTAATCTTGACGATGCCTTTCAAATGCATGAAACATCAAGCAATGTGGATGTTGAGAACCTAAAATCTAATGCGGATTCAGTGATGGTTGCTCAGTTGCGTCCATGTATTTTAGTAAACTCTCAGGACTTGAACTGTTCAGATGACTGTGATGGATTAGGTTGTCATAATCCTAACATGGATGGATCTCCTCCTCCAAGATGCTATGCAAGCAGGATGGTGGATATATGTGACTTGACAAACAATGGAGATAAGATGACTTCCTCTAATTTCCCTCTTGAGAGACAGAACAAACATTTTCGATGCACAGCTTGTGATAAAGTTTCTTGGGAAGCACACTTACATCCTCTTTTGAAAGTATCTATATGTTTGGACTGCAAAAACTTAATGGAATCAAAGATACAGGAG GATCTTGACTGCTCTGAGTGCTATTGTGGATGGTGTGGCCAGAACAGTGACTTAAAAAGTTGTAGATCGTGCAAAAATTTTTTCTGTGCTGGCTGTATAAAACGGAACCTTGGAGAAAAGATTTTGTTACAAGTCCAGAAGACCGGTTGGCAGTGTTGCTGCTGCATTCCAAGTATGCTACAGGATTTAACCTTACAATTGGAAAAGGTTGTTGAATCTGATGGTCTGACAGATTCTAGTTCAGACACTGATTCAGATGATTCTGATGCCAATATTGACATAGTTATTGG CACTAAGAGAAGACAACAAAAGAAGATTCGGAGAATTCTTGATGATGCTGAGCTGGGAGAAGAGACTAAAAGGAAAATTGCAATTGAAAAG GAACGCCAAGAACGCCTTAAGTCATTGGGGGCACAAATCTCGAAGAGATCTTCCATCTTAAAATCTACAAGCTGTAATTGGAACTCACCAGAGCGCAGGACAGTTGAAGTGTTAGATGATCCTTTAAGGGGCTACATAGTTAATAATGTAAGAGATGAAGGTGAGGATCCCATATGGATTCCTCCCAGCATCTCAGTAAAATTGAAACCGCACCAG CTTGAGGGAGTTCGTTTTATGTGGGAGAACATCATTCAATCAGTAAAAAAAGTAAAATCAGGTGATAAGGGCCTTGGTTGCATACTAGCTCATACCATGGGTTTAGGCAAAACTTTCCAG GTTATTGCTTTCTTATATGCTGCAATGCGAAGTGTGGATTTGGGTTTGAGATGTGTGCTCATTGTGACACCTGTTAGTGTCCTGCATAATTGGCGGATTGAGTTTAACAAATGGCAACCATCTGAAGTGAAGCCTCTCCGAATCTACATGCTGGAAGATGTTCCAAG GGAACGAAGAGCTGAGTTGCTTGCTAAATGGAGACGAAAAGGTGGTGTCTTCTTGATTGGCTACTCTGCTTTTAGAAATTTGTCTCTTGGGAAGCATATCAAAGATCGCCATATAGCAAGGGATATTTGTTGTGCCCTCCAG GATGGACCAGATATACTTGTTTGTGATGAGGCTCACATGATCAAGAACACCAGGGCTGATGTGACTCAAGCCTTGAAGCTAGTCAAATGCCAAAGAAGGATTGCATTGACTGGATCACCTCTTCAGAACAATTTAATGGAGTACTACTGT ATGGTTGATTTTGTAAGAGAAGGATTTCTTGGTAGCAGCCATGAGTTCAGAAATCG CTTCCAAAATCCCATAGAAAATGGCCAACATACCAATTCTACAGCTGAAGATGTGAAGATTATGAATCAAAGATCTCATATTCTGTATAAACAACTAAAGGGATTTGTTCAGAGAATGGACATGAATGTTGTTAAAGATGATTTACCCCCCAAAACTGTTTTCGTAATAGCCGTGAAGCTCTCTTCTTTACAGAAAAAGTTGTACAAAAGATTTCTTGATGTGCATGGTTTCACAAAAGACAAGGTTCTTGGTGAAAAGATGAGGAAACGGTGCTTTTTTGTTGGGTACCAGGCCTTGGCTCAG ATATGGAACCATCCTGGAGTTTTGCAATTaatgaaagaagacaaagacTCTGTTAGACATGAGGATGTTGTTGAGAATTTTGGAGGCGATGACAGCTCATCTGATGAGAACGTAGATTATAATTTGATTGCTGGAG aAAAGCTGGGCAGAAATGATAATGGCTATCTTCATCAG GATTGGTGGAGAGATCTCCTTCAGGAGAATACCTATAAGGAGGTTGACTATGGTGGGAAAATGGTCCTGCTACTTGATGTTCTGACGTTGTGCTCTAATATGGGAGACAAGGCATTGGTGTTTAGTCAGAGCTTGTCAACTTTGGATCTAATTGAGTTTTATCTTTCGAAATTACCTCGTCCAGGGAAACTTGGGAAATGTTGGAAACGAGGAAAAGACTGGTACAG GCTAGATGGAAGAACGGCGGGCTCTGAAAGGCAGAAAATGGTGGAGAGGTTTAATGAGCCGTCGAACAGAAGGGTTAAGTGCATTTTGATATCAACTAGAGCTGGATCGTTGGGTATCAATCTTCATGCTGCTAATCGTGTAATTATAGTTGATGGCTCATGGAATCCAACCTATGATCTTCAGGCTATATTTCGGGTTTGGAG GTATGGGCAGACGAAGCCAGTCTTTGCTTATCGATTGCTGGGTCATGGAACAATGGAGGAGAAAATCTACAAGCGTCAG GTGACCAAGGAAGGACTTGCTGCAAGGGTGGTTGACCGGCAGCAAGTACATAGAACTATATCAAAGGAGGAAATGTTGCATCTTTTTGACTTTGGTGATGATGAAAACCCTGATCCGCTGCATGAGTTAGGACAAGAGAAAATAGATGCAGCTGATTCTCATGTAAGCAGTAATATTGGAGCAGTTTTAAAGCAGAAAATTCCTTTAACTTCTGGAAGCACATCCTCAGATAAATTGATGCAGACCTTGATTGCCAGGCATCAACCAAG ATGGATTGCACATTATCATGAACATGAAACTCTCTTGCAAGAGAATGAAGAGGAAAAGCTGTCAAAAGAGGAACAAGAGATGGCTTGGGAAGTATACAGGAGAACTTTTGAATGGGAGGAAGTGCAACGAGTTTCACCTGATGCATCTAGATTTGATCAGCCAGAGAAGAATAACAAATTTGCACATGAGCAGCAGACAGTACCTCTCGAGGAAACTTCATTTGATGAAAAACCAGCTCGCAGAAACACAGTTCCCTCTGCTCCTGAAATCAATCTTGAATCCACAACTTCACGCGCAAGAAACCGGATGATTACGAGAAAATGTACAAATCTCTCCCATCTGCTGACACTTCGAAGTCAGGGCACAAAAATGGGTTGCAGCACTGTCTGTGGAGAATGCGCACGGGAAATTAGTTGGGAGGAGCTCAGCAAGACATCAGGAAAGTGA